From Synechococcus sp. A10-1-5-1, a single genomic window includes:
- a CDS encoding MliC family protein, with amino-acid sequence MESGPCQFSQRQGNVNVLMGQRWAFHFPADQQGQSYQRSASVQGLRFNREGDYTLSVFWRKPLQCRGSKDAISVAYTTSGADLAIGDQHIALDRARSGSGARYTARGVELWEHQGTTRIDWFGTKLSCESNLAHHLSLPNATDYALPSPVARTLPSTRFFKGS; translated from the coding sequence GTGGAGTCCGGCCCCTGTCAGTTCTCCCAACGCCAGGGCAACGTCAACGTCCTGATGGGCCAGCGCTGGGCCTTTCACTTCCCGGCCGATCAGCAGGGGCAGAGCTATCAGCGCAGCGCCAGTGTCCAGGGCCTGCGCTTCAACCGCGAGGGCGACTACACCTTGAGCGTCTTCTGGCGCAAACCGCTGCAGTGCCGCGGCAGCAAGGACGCCATCTCGGTGGCCTATACGACAAGCGGCGCTGATCTCGCCATCGGCGATCAACACATCGCACTTGACCGCGCCCGCTCCGGCAGCGGCGCCCGCTACACCGCCCGCGGCGTGGAGCTCTGGGAGCACCAGGGCACCACCCGGATCGACTGGTTCGGGACGAAACTGAGCTGCGAGAGCAACCTCGCTCATCACCTGAGCCTGCCCAACGCAACGGACTACGCACTCCCATCACCAGTTGCGAGGACCTTGCCATCCACGAGGTTCTTCAAAGGCTCGTGA
- a CDS encoding glycosyl hydrolase family 57: protein MSASIRPHLCGRETEIRSAMAAGGPYWSGQAPLQLDQLRSGFACALHMHQPTIPAGPDGALISHLQYMLEHPGEGDNHNAEPFAHCYRRLADLIPQLTEQGCSPRIMLDISGNLLWGAEQMGRSDITEAWRYLACDPEMQRHVEWLGSFWGHAVAPSTPIPDLQLQIEAWQHQFAAAFGLEALQRVRGFSLPEMALPNHPDTLFALVEALQQAGYRWLLLQEHSVETLTGEPLSEAQKYLPNRLIARNGRGERREITALIKTQGSDTKLVGQMQPYYEAISRDRLPLGAISVPSLVSQIADGENGGVMMNEFPQAFIQANQRCAGKPGTAAINGSEFLELLEAQGCKPEHYPTIQAAGQRQLLSGLGEHWTGAQLQERIDAGCNVEGASWTNDLSWVKGYESVLEPMVQLSAAFHQRYPTPTPGDPDYQEALLHVLLLETSCFRYWGHGTWTDYAQAIHRRGQELLGH from the coding sequence ATGAGCGCATCCATCAGGCCCCACCTCTGCGGCCGCGAAACCGAGATCCGCTCCGCCATGGCCGCCGGCGGTCCCTACTGGTCTGGGCAGGCGCCGTTGCAGCTCGATCAGCTGCGCTCGGGGTTTGCCTGCGCGCTGCACATGCATCAGCCGACCATCCCGGCCGGCCCCGATGGAGCGCTGATCTCCCACCTGCAGTACATGCTGGAGCACCCCGGCGAGGGGGATAACCACAACGCCGAACCCTTCGCGCACTGCTACCGGCGCCTGGCCGATCTGATCCCCCAACTGACCGAGCAGGGCTGCAGCCCGCGGATCATGCTCGACATCTCCGGAAATCTGCTCTGGGGGGCCGAGCAGATGGGCCGCAGCGACATCACCGAGGCCTGGCGTTACCTGGCCTGTGATCCCGAGATGCAACGGCACGTCGAGTGGCTCGGCAGCTTCTGGGGCCACGCCGTCGCCCCCTCCACGCCGATCCCGGATCTACAGCTGCAGATCGAGGCCTGGCAGCACCAGTTCGCCGCGGCCTTCGGCCTGGAGGCCCTGCAGCGGGTGCGCGGCTTCTCCCTACCGGAGATGGCCCTGCCCAATCACCCCGACACCCTCTTTGCACTGGTGGAAGCCCTGCAGCAGGCGGGGTACCGCTGGCTGCTGCTCCAGGAGCACAGCGTGGAGACCCTCACCGGCGAACCCCTGAGCGAAGCCCAGAAGTACCTGCCCAATCGCCTGATCGCCCGCAATGGACGGGGTGAGCGGCGGGAGATCACCGCCTTGATCAAGACCCAGGGCTCCGACACCAAGCTGGTCGGCCAGATGCAGCCCTACTACGAGGCGATCAGCCGCGATCGGCTCCCCTTGGGAGCCATCAGCGTGCCGTCCCTGGTCTCCCAGATCGCCGACGGTGAAAACGGGGGCGTGATGATGAACGAGTTCCCCCAGGCCTTCATCCAGGCCAACCAGCGCTGCGCCGGCAAGCCGGGGACTGCCGCCATCAACGGCAGCGAATTCCTGGAGCTGCTCGAGGCCCAAGGCTGCAAACCCGAGCACTACCCCACGATCCAGGCGGCCGGCCAGCGACAACTCCTCAGCGGCCTCGGAGAGCACTGGACGGGCGCGCAGCTGCAGGAGCGCATCGACGCCGGATGCAATGTCGAAGGGGCCTCCTGGACCAACGACCTCAGTTGGGTCAAGGGCTACGAGAGCGTTCTCGAGCCCATGGTGCAACTCAGCGCAGCCTTCCACCAGCGCTACCCAACACCCACGCCCGGTGACCCCGACTATCAGGAAGCCCTACTGCATGTATTGCTGCTTGAGACCAGCTGCTTTCGCTACTGGGGCCACGGCACCTGGACGGACTACGCCCAGGCGATTCACCGCCGCGGCCAGGAACTCCTCGGCCACTAG
- a CDS encoding sigma factor, producing MRTPLTPEQRRFASQHLGLARQQARRWGMPLDELLSPAYEGLCKGAAQFDSRKGYRPSSYLVSKVKGELLHHLRDTGFAVRISHRYRELWVKARRWLELDLADSEIAIRLGIPLAQWLDCRQACGLRPIPLAPEP from the coding sequence ATGCGAACGCCCCTCACCCCAGAGCAACGCCGCTTTGCCAGCCAGCACCTGGGCCTGGCCCGTCAACAAGCCCGCCGCTGGGGCATGCCACTCGACGAGTTGCTCAGCCCGGCCTACGAAGGACTCTGCAAAGGCGCGGCCCAATTCGATTCCCGCAAGGGCTACCGCCCCTCCAGCTACCTGGTGAGCAAGGTCAAAGGGGAGCTCTTGCATCACCTGCGCGACACCGGCTTCGCGGTCCGCATCAGCCATCGCTACCGCGAGCTCTGGGTCAAGGCCCGCCGCTGGCTGGAACTGGACCTCGCCGATTCGGAAATCGCCATCCGCCTGGGGATCCCTCTGGCCCAATGGCTCGATTGCCGCCAGGCCTGCGGACTGCGTCCCATCCCTTTGGCCCCGGAACCCTAG
- the trmFO gene encoding FADH(2)-oxidizing methylenetetrahydrofolate--tRNA-(uracil(54)-C(5))-methyltransferase TrmFO, with protein sequence MSQSSSQSVLVIGAGLAGTEAAWQIARAGIQVRLVEMRPVRRSPAHHSSEFAELVCSNSFGALSSDRAAGLLQEELRRLGSLVIGTADKHSVPAGGALAVDRGRYSAALTETLEKHPLVTVVRDEQLALPGPEQITVLATGPLTSEPLAEDLRAFTGRGDCHFFDAASPIVEGESIDLSIAFRASRYDKGDADYINCPMDKEQFLAFREALLAAEQAELKDFEKENATFFEGCLPIEELARRGEDTMRYGPLKPIGLWDPRWGDVNDRDVRRAKRAYAVVQLRQEDKDGRLWNLVGFQTNLKWGEQKRVLRMIPGLENAEFVRFGVMHRNTFLEAPQLLDPTLQFRTRPTLLAAGQITGTEGYAAAVAGGWLAGTNAARLARGQEPLQLPHTTMCGALTHFIAEAPSEKFQPMPPNFGLLPELPERIRDKRRRYGAYRDRALSDLAPFCEQTPLAA encoded by the coding sequence GTGTCTCAATCCAGCTCCCAATCCGTCTTGGTGATCGGGGCGGGCCTGGCCGGAACCGAGGCCGCTTGGCAGATCGCCCGGGCCGGCATCCAGGTTCGGCTGGTGGAAATGCGGCCCGTGCGCCGCTCCCCCGCCCACCACAGCAGCGAATTTGCCGAGCTGGTCTGCAGCAACAGCTTCGGTGCCCTCAGCAGTGATCGAGCCGCGGGCCTACTGCAGGAGGAGCTGCGCCGCCTCGGCTCGCTGGTGATTGGGACCGCAGACAAGCATTCCGTCCCCGCCGGCGGCGCCCTGGCGGTCGACCGCGGCCGCTACAGCGCCGCCCTGACCGAAACCCTCGAGAAGCACCCCCTGGTGACGGTGGTGCGCGACGAGCAGCTGGCGCTACCGGGACCAGAGCAAATCACGGTGCTGGCCACCGGCCCCCTCACTAGCGAACCCCTGGCAGAAGACCTGCGAGCCTTCACCGGCCGAGGCGATTGCCATTTCTTTGACGCCGCCAGTCCGATCGTCGAGGGCGAGAGCATCGACCTCTCCATCGCCTTCCGGGCCTCCCGCTACGACAAGGGAGACGCCGACTACATCAACTGTCCGATGGACAAGGAGCAGTTCCTCGCCTTCCGCGAGGCCCTGCTGGCCGCCGAGCAGGCCGAACTCAAGGACTTCGAGAAGGAAAACGCCACCTTCTTCGAGGGCTGCCTGCCGATTGAGGAACTCGCCCGCCGCGGCGAGGACACGATGCGCTACGGCCCCCTCAAGCCCATTGGCCTCTGGGATCCCCGTTGGGGGGATGTCAATGACCGCGACGTGCGCCGAGCCAAGCGCGCCTATGCCGTAGTGCAGTTGCGCCAGGAGGACAAGGACGGGCGCCTGTGGAACCTGGTGGGCTTCCAGACCAACCTCAAGTGGGGGGAGCAGAAGCGGGTGCTGCGGATGATCCCCGGATTAGAGAACGCCGAGTTCGTGCGCTTCGGGGTGATGCACCGCAACACCTTCCTCGAGGCGCCCCAGCTGCTGGATCCCACCCTGCAGTTCCGAACGCGCCCCACCCTGCTGGCCGCCGGGCAGATCACCGGCACCGAGGGCTACGCCGCGGCCGTCGCCGGCGGCTGGCTGGCCGGCACCAACGCCGCCCGCCTGGCACGCGGCCAGGAACCGCTTCAGCTGCCCCACACCACCATGTGCGGTGCCCTGACCCACTTCATCGCCGAGGCCCCCAGCGAGAAGTTCCAGCCGATGCCCCCTAACTTCGGCCTGCTGCCGGAGCTACCCGAGCGAATCCGCGATAAGCGACGCCGCTACGGGGCCTACCGCGACCGGGCCCTGAGCGATCTGGCCCCCTTCTGCGAGCAGACCCCGCTCGCCGCCTAG
- the crtH gene encoding carotenoid isomerase has translation MTKPSWDVIVIGSGIGGLVTASQLAAKGAKTLVLERYLIPGGSGGSFRREGYTFDVGASMIFGFGEKGHTNLLTRALADVGQHCQTVPDPVQLEYHLPGGLNVAVDRDYEAFIARLTGLFPHEAQGIRAFYDTCWQVFNCLDAMPLLSLEDPAYLAKVFFKAPLACLGLARWLPFNVGDVARKHIQDEQLLKLIDMECFCWSVMPADLTPMINAGMVFSDRHAGGINYPKGGVGVIAEKLVAGLESHGGAIRYKARVTEVLIENGQATGVKLADGETIQARRVVSNATRWDTFAGKGSVRQPLVDAAHTPKAESTWRRRYKPSPSFLSLHLGVEASVIPEGFHCHHLLLEDWAAMEDEQGVIFVSIPTLLDPSLAPEGRHIVHSFTPSDIQAWKQLSPSAYKAKKAADAARLVQRLEAILPGLGGAIRHQEIGTPRTHRRFLGRMGGSYGPIPALRLPGLLPMPFNRTGLQNLYCVGDSCFPGQGLNAVAFSGFACAHRIGADLGLNPWALPD, from the coding sequence GTGACCAAGCCCTCCTGGGACGTGATCGTGATCGGCTCGGGCATCGGCGGCCTGGTCACGGCCTCCCAGCTGGCAGCCAAAGGCGCCAAGACCCTGGTGCTGGAGCGCTATTTGATCCCCGGGGGATCCGGAGGCAGCTTCCGCCGCGAGGGCTACACCTTTGATGTGGGTGCCTCGATGATCTTTGGCTTCGGGGAGAAGGGCCACACGAACCTGCTGACCCGAGCGCTGGCCGATGTGGGGCAGCACTGCCAGACGGTCCCCGATCCAGTCCAGCTCGAATACCACCTGCCGGGTGGCCTGAACGTCGCCGTCGACCGGGACTACGAGGCCTTCATCGCCCGCCTCACGGGGCTCTTCCCCCACGAAGCCCAGGGCATCCGCGCCTTTTATGACACCTGCTGGCAGGTGTTCAACTGCCTCGATGCGATGCCGCTGCTGTCGCTCGAGGACCCGGCCTATCTGGCCAAGGTCTTCTTCAAGGCCCCCCTGGCCTGCCTCGGGCTGGCCCGCTGGCTGCCCTTCAACGTCGGCGATGTGGCCCGCAAACACATCCAGGACGAGCAGCTGCTGAAGCTGATCGATATGGAGTGTTTCTGCTGGAGCGTGATGCCCGCAGACCTCACCCCGATGATTAACGCCGGAATGGTCTTCTCCGATCGCCATGCCGGTGGCATCAACTACCCCAAGGGAGGCGTTGGGGTGATCGCCGAGAAGTTGGTGGCGGGCCTGGAGAGCCACGGCGGCGCGATCCGCTACAAGGCCCGGGTCACCGAGGTGCTGATCGAGAACGGCCAGGCCACCGGCGTGAAACTCGCAGACGGCGAGACGATCCAGGCCCGCCGCGTGGTGAGCAACGCCACCCGCTGGGACACCTTTGCGGGCAAAGGTTCGGTGCGCCAACCGCTGGTGGATGCCGCCCACACCCCCAAGGCCGAATCCACCTGGCGCCGGCGCTACAAGCCCTCCCCCTCCTTCCTCTCCCTGCACCTCGGGGTGGAGGCCTCGGTGATCCCCGAGGGCTTCCACTGCCACCACCTGCTGCTGGAGGACTGGGCGGCGATGGAGGACGAGCAGGGGGTGATCTTCGTCTCGATCCCCACCCTGTTGGATCCCTCCCTGGCGCCGGAAGGGCGGCACATCGTCCATAGCTTCACCCCAAGCGACATCCAGGCCTGGAAGCAGCTGAGCCCCAGCGCCTACAAGGCCAAGAAGGCCGCCGATGCCGCTCGCCTGGTGCAGCGCCTCGAAGCCATCCTCCCGGGCCTGGGCGGCGCGATCCGCCACCAGGAGATCGGCACCCCCCGCACCCACCGCCGCTTCCTGGGACGCATGGGCGGCAGCTATGGCCCGATCCCGGCCCTGCGCCTGCCTGGCCTGCTGCCGATGCCCTTCAACCGCACCGGCTTGCAGAACCTCTATTGCGTGGGCGATTCCTGCTTCCCGGGTCAAGGCCTGAACGCCGTGGCCTTCAGCGGCTTTGCCTGCGCCCACCGCATCGGCGCGGACCTCGGCCTGAACCCCTGGGCCCTGCCGGACTAG
- a CDS encoding gamma carbonic anhydrase family protein — MASAPWPQPSVHPDAWVAESAVLIGDVQLGAGASLWPTAVARADVCPIVIGEGSNVQDGAVLHGDPGQPVLIGADVTIGHRAVVHGATLEDGCLIGIGAVVLNGVTVGEGALVAAGSVVTKDVPARALVMGAPAQVKRELSEEKAAEQREHARRYRQLAMAHAGRSTDLGFH; from the coding sequence ATGGCCAGCGCTCCGTGGCCCCAGCCATCCGTCCATCCCGATGCCTGGGTTGCGGAGAGCGCCGTGCTGATTGGGGACGTCCAACTGGGCGCTGGCGCCAGTCTCTGGCCCACCGCGGTGGCCCGCGCTGATGTCTGCCCGATCGTTATCGGAGAAGGCAGCAATGTCCAGGATGGGGCCGTGCTCCATGGGGATCCGGGCCAACCGGTGCTCATCGGAGCTGACGTCACCATCGGCCATCGGGCCGTGGTCCATGGGGCCACCCTCGAAGACGGCTGCCTGATCGGCATCGGAGCGGTCGTCCTCAACGGAGTCACCGTTGGAGAGGGAGCCCTCGTCGCGGCGGGCTCGGTGGTGACCAAAGACGTGCCAGCCCGGGCGCTGGTCATGGGTGCTCCAGCCCAGGTCAAACGCGAGCTCTCCGAGGAGAAGGCCGCCGAGCAGCGGGAGCACGCCCGGCGCTACCGCCAACTGGCCATGGCCCACGCCGGCCGCTCCACGGACCTGGGCTTCCACTAA
- a CDS encoding photosystem II protein Y produces MDARLLLVVTPILLAASWAVFNIGRAAVGQLQMMLKRANG; encoded by the coding sequence ATGGACGCACGGCTCCTGCTTGTTGTGACCCCGATCCTTCTGGCCGCCAGCTGGGCTGTCTTCAACATCGGCCGCGCCGCCGTGGGCCAACTGCAGATGATGCTCAAGCGCGCCAACGGCTAA
- a CDS encoding sigma factor — MHPSVRHWLWVSRLHPPLPERSVLELARMIQRWQQHPGGPDQAPPAIRKRGRRARDQLVRHNLALVGFSWRKQHSQLSADDASTADALQEGALNLLRAAEKFDPARGYRFSTYASFWIRRGLLRFCQRSRRSIAFPRDQAALVLKAQQLSEDSLRRRGIQPSLSWLAAQLSTAQKHIQSSQLEALIRSWNDTQTCTIRTIAS; from the coding sequence ATGCATCCATCCGTGCGCCACTGGCTCTGGGTCAGCCGCCTGCATCCGCCCCTTCCCGAGCGCAGCGTGCTGGAGTTGGCGCGCATGATTCAACGCTGGCAGCAGCATCCAGGCGGGCCTGATCAGGCGCCCCCAGCGATTCGCAAGCGAGGACGACGGGCCAGGGATCAACTGGTGAGGCACAACCTGGCCCTGGTGGGATTCAGCTGGAGAAAACAGCACAGCCAGCTCAGCGCAGACGATGCATCAACGGCCGATGCGCTGCAGGAAGGGGCCCTCAACCTGCTGAGGGCCGCTGAGAAATTTGATCCAGCCCGGGGCTATCGCTTCTCCACCTACGCCAGCTTCTGGATCCGCCGCGGATTGCTGCGTTTTTGCCAGCGCAGCCGCCGCAGTATTGCCTTCCCCCGCGATCAGGCCGCCCTGGTGCTCAAGGCCCAACAACTCAGCGAGGACAGCCTCCGGCGCAGGGGAATTCAGCCCAGCCTGAGCTGGCTTGCCGCCCAGCTGAGCACCGCGCAGAAACACATTCAGTCCAGTCAATTAGAAGCCTTGATCCGCAGCTGGAATGACACCCAGACCTGCACAATTAGGACCATAGCTTCCTAA
- a CDS encoding fatty acid desaturase: MLSCLPEELLRHDPLKSWGSLALSLGLSLFAYGLGTLIPLSWAFLPLWLVYGMVTGTVAMGCWVLAHECGHNAFHPNRRVEGVVGFVLHSLLLVPYYCWARSHAVHHAYCNELERGQTHVPPRATSRSGQFTQALRRKLGRRLSGWVSLFNHVVLGWPLYLLMGVTGGEAYGRPVSHFRMPAQGVPLQRPLFPTAFRRWMVRSNVGLLVVLAGLVLAAIQFSPLRVLAVYGLPYLVVNGWLVVYTWLQHTDVEIPHYDSQHWTWVKGALQTVDRPYGPLINLLHHGIGSTHVCHHVNSTIPHYNAWRGTALLRQRYPELVRFDPTPIHRALWRVATRCSAVRQSPVDGAFYF, from the coding sequence GTGCTCAGCTGCCTGCCTGAGGAGTTGCTGCGCCATGACCCGCTGAAATCCTGGGGCAGCTTGGCGCTCTCCCTGGGCCTGTCCCTTTTTGCCTACGGGCTCGGGACCTTGATTCCCCTGAGTTGGGCTTTCTTGCCGCTTTGGCTGGTCTACGGGATGGTCACTGGGACTGTGGCCATGGGCTGTTGGGTGCTTGCCCATGAATGCGGTCACAACGCCTTCCATCCCAATCGCCGGGTCGAGGGGGTTGTGGGGTTTGTCTTGCACAGCCTGCTCCTTGTTCCCTACTACTGCTGGGCCCGTAGTCATGCGGTGCATCACGCCTACTGCAATGAGCTGGAGCGTGGTCAAACCCACGTCCCTCCTCGGGCAACCTCGCGCTCCGGGCAATTCACGCAGGCACTACGACGGAAACTCGGCCGCCGGCTCTCGGGTTGGGTCTCCCTGTTCAACCACGTGGTGCTCGGCTGGCCCCTGTATCTGCTGATGGGCGTCACCGGCGGTGAGGCCTACGGCCGGCCCGTCTCCCACTTCCGGATGCCGGCCCAGGGCGTTCCCTTGCAGCGCCCGCTCTTCCCGACAGCCTTCCGCCGTTGGATGGTGCGATCGAATGTCGGTCTGCTGGTGGTGCTGGCGGGCTTGGTGCTGGCCGCCATTCAGTTCTCACCCCTGCGGGTGCTGGCCGTCTATGGCCTGCCTTATCTCGTGGTGAATGGCTGGCTGGTGGTCTACACCTGGCTTCAGCACACCGATGTGGAGATTCCCCACTACGACTCTCAGCACTGGACCTGGGTTAAAGGTGCCCTGCAAACCGTCGATCGGCCCTATGGCCCGCTGATCAACCTGCTGCACCATGGGATTGGCTCGACCCATGTCTGCCATCACGTGAACTCCACGATCCCGCACTACAACGCTTGGCGCGGTACGGCTCTGCTGCGGCAGCGCTACCCCGAGCTGGTGCGCTTTGACCCCACCCCGATTCATCGAGCTCTTTGGCGGGTGGCGACCCGCTGTAGTGCGGTGCGGCAATCCCCGGTGGATGGGGCCTTTTATTTCTGA
- a CDS encoding DNA-binding response regulator: MNPEQTRQQIQALQRAIAELQQGWRIAVCSADERLIGIASLLLEGCEFAADSIAELLALPLPSQHNLLLICDDELADGGALELIERLPQATVLVCLDASIAQERLNQLWRSGAAGLCCRQHCGGGRLLQAVLMLMRGLQSLDPLLGERLREQPPRLIPLRNNEQHLLELLARGFNSREIAALEQRRSDTIRRQLSALYRKVGVRDQRALIAWGLGHGLVRPRDLACRTPDH, encoded by the coding sequence GTGAATCCTGAGCAAACCCGCCAGCAGATTCAGGCTCTACAGCGGGCCATTGCCGAGCTGCAGCAGGGCTGGAGGATTGCCGTCTGCTCTGCCGATGAACGCCTGATTGGGATTGCGTCCCTGCTGCTCGAGGGCTGTGAGTTTGCGGCAGACTCCATCGCTGAACTACTCGCTCTTCCACTCCCCAGCCAGCACAACTTGCTGCTGATTTGTGATGATGAGCTGGCCGATGGCGGGGCCCTGGAGCTAATCGAGCGACTGCCCCAGGCCACGGTTCTGGTCTGCCTTGATGCCTCGATTGCGCAAGAGCGACTGAACCAGCTCTGGCGCAGTGGAGCGGCTGGTCTTTGTTGCCGCCAACACTGCGGCGGCGGCCGGCTGCTCCAGGCGGTACTGATGCTGATGCGCGGCCTGCAGTCTCTCGATCCCCTGCTGGGGGAGCGGCTGCGCGAACAACCCCCGCGGCTCATTCCCCTACGCAACAACGAGCAGCACCTGCTGGAGCTGCTCGCCCGGGGCTTCAACAGCCGGGAGATCGCGGCGCTGGAGCAACGCCGCAGCGACACGATCCGCCGTCAACTCAGCGCGCTGTACCGCAAAGTTGGCGTTCGTGACCAGCGCGCCTTGATCGCCTGGGGGCTCGGACACGGCCTTGTGCGCCCCCGCGACCTGGCCTGCCGCACACCAGATCACTGA
- a CDS encoding PAP/fibrillin family protein, producing MAKDKPPERSELLEILRQQPRGSANRQRQQVEALIEALERDQPADLSDPITLQQLEGVWELRWSSSQQPYLSVAPWLENLQGLAPSQGRGVNLLRLVGPLASIAGIAVEAEIALDPGLEQRVRVSFRRGGWVGPSLGGKRLQWLQNVKQSFPAWLDITVVDQDLRICRGNAGTVFALLRRPDLELDQLL from the coding sequence ATGGCGAAGGACAAGCCCCCCGAGCGCAGTGAACTGCTTGAGATCCTGCGGCAGCAACCCAGGGGCAGTGCCAACCGGCAGCGCCAGCAAGTCGAGGCCCTGATTGAAGCCCTGGAGCGCGACCAGCCGGCCGATCTATCGGACCCCATCACCCTGCAGCAGCTCGAAGGGGTCTGGGAATTGCGTTGGAGCAGCAGCCAGCAGCCCTATCTATCGGTCGCTCCTTGGCTGGAGAACCTCCAGGGCCTGGCGCCATCCCAGGGACGGGGGGTCAATCTGCTTCGCCTAGTCGGCCCCCTCGCCTCCATCGCGGGGATCGCCGTCGAAGCCGAGATCGCCCTGGACCCAGGCCTGGAGCAAAGGGTGCGCGTGAGCTTTCGCCGCGGCGGCTGGGTTGGCCCAAGCCTTGGGGGCAAGCGTTTGCAGTGGCTCCAGAACGTCAAGCAGTCTTTCCCCGCCTGGCTCGACATCACCGTCGTCGATCAGGACCTACGGATCTGCCGCGGCAATGCCGGAACGGTCTTTGCCCTCCTGCGACGGCCGGATCTCGAGCTCGATCAACTGCTCTAG
- a CDS encoding glycoside hydrolase family 13 protein, which translates to MEVVSAAASSGFCLPPAWAADAVVYQIFPDRFCRSGRAPQQDDLLLAPWGSPPDQHHFQGGDLWGVLDRLDHLQGLGVSCLYLNPIFSSAANHRYHAYDYFQVDPLLGGEPAFEALLAELKRRGMRLLLDGVFNHCGRGFWAFHHLLENGQASPYRDWFITEHWPLKAYPAPGEFCGYHAWWSDPALPKFNHAHPQVQAHLLAVGRHWIERGIDGWRLDVPDEVEPSFWEAFRREVRGANPEAWIVGEIWGEARQWLGGQHFDGVMNYRIAWGTLGWVAAGALAKGHRRESIPYQCLTTVGYRALLLETLGWYRPEVNCAQLNLLDSHDVPRALHMLQGDVGALRLALVLLFALPGAPSIYYGTEAGLCGGEEPACREAFPWKNRPLELSAFIAALAQLRRDHPALRSADLELEPLGEDALVLIRGTGADQRRLVLNRSRDSDLALPDGSRLGPQDWVLLA; encoded by the coding sequence ATGGAAGTGGTGTCAGCTGCTGCGAGTTCGGGTTTCTGTTTGCCCCCAGCCTGGGCAGCGGATGCCGTTGTCTATCAGATCTTTCCTGATCGCTTCTGCCGCAGTGGGCGAGCGCCCCAGCAGGACGACCTGCTGCTGGCGCCCTGGGGTAGTCCCCCCGATCAGCACCACTTTCAAGGGGGTGATCTCTGGGGCGTGCTGGACCGGCTCGATCACCTCCAGGGCCTGGGGGTGAGCTGCCTCTATCTCAATCCGATCTTCAGCTCGGCCGCCAATCACCGCTACCACGCCTACGACTACTTCCAGGTCGATCCGCTGCTGGGCGGCGAGCCGGCCTTTGAAGCGCTCTTGGCGGAGCTCAAACGCCGGGGGATGCGGCTGCTGCTCGATGGGGTCTTCAACCACTGTGGCCGCGGCTTCTGGGCGTTTCATCACCTGCTGGAGAACGGCCAGGCCTCGCCCTACCGCGACTGGTTCATTACCGAGCACTGGCCGCTGAAGGCCTATCCGGCGCCGGGGGAGTTCTGCGGTTACCACGCCTGGTGGAGCGACCCGGCCCTGCCGAAGTTCAACCACGCCCATCCCCAGGTTCAAGCGCATCTGCTGGCGGTCGGTCGCCACTGGATCGAGCGGGGGATCGATGGATGGCGCCTCGATGTTCCCGATGAGGTCGAGCCGAGCTTCTGGGAGGCCTTCCGGCGGGAGGTGCGCGGGGCCAACCCCGAGGCCTGGATCGTCGGTGAGATCTGGGGTGAGGCGCGCCAGTGGCTTGGCGGCCAGCACTTTGATGGGGTGATGAACTACCGGATCGCCTGGGGCACTCTGGGCTGGGTGGCGGCTGGAGCCCTCGCCAAGGGACACCGGCGGGAGTCGATTCCCTACCAATGCCTAACGACGGTCGGCTATCGGGCGCTGCTGCTCGAGACCCTGGGTTGGTATCGGCCCGAGGTCAACTGCGCCCAGCTCAACCTGCTCGATAGCCACGACGTCCCCCGGGCCCTGCACATGCTCCAGGGAGATGTGGGCGCCTTGAGGCTGGCCCTCGTGCTGCTCTTTGCCTTACCCGGAGCGCCCTCGATCTATTACGGCACTGAAGCCGGTCTCTGCGGCGGGGAGGAGCCGGCCTGCCGCGAAGCCTTCCCCTGGAAGAACCGACCCCTGGAGCTGAGTGCCTTTATCGCGGCACTCGCCCAGTTGCGTCGAGATCATCCCGCCCTTCGCTCGGCTGACCTGGAACTCGAGCCCCTCGGGGAGGACGCGCTGGTGCTCATCCGGGGAACGGGGGCCGATCAGCGGCGGCTCGTGCTGAATCGCAGCCGGGACTCAGACTTGGCACTCCCTGACGGCAGCCGGCTGGGGCCCCAGGACTGGGTGCTCTTGGCCTAG